A genomic stretch from Chryseobacterium sp. SNU WT5 includes:
- a CDS encoding multicopper oxidase domain-containing protein, whose protein sequence is MKNKIPNFLKLCTLLFLVVSVQGFSQNHTMHMEKKTDSKNESTGKISFGGKTVRYDLYVKDTLVNFSGKPARAIATNGKLQAPTLYFKEGDTAEIYLHNQLKENTGLHWHGVILPNEMDGVPYLTTKEVKPGETHLYKFRISQNGTYWYHSHEGTQEQIGMNGILVFQKRDGQPDKKFDADIPVLLGEWTDENPKQIMRRLHMDQGDYWSVKKGTVQSYSEAAKVGHFGTKLLNEWKRMEAMDVSDVYYNNFLINGKISSDYKNLKAGDKVHLRVVNGGSSSYFWLNYGGGKITVIGNDGNEVEPVEVDRLIVGVSETYDIVVTIPENKSFEFRSTSEDRQGHASLWLGNGDKVEAPNLPKLMLFEGMKMMNGMMEMSGDMKPMNMTMGNQMMDMNEVMYPKISKSQRMQTMKHMNEMMGMKEKSSGKKMDSDKEMDHSKMDTNSANGEMDHSTHNMGESDTKTIKRLSYNMLKSPFKTSLPDDNVKELNFTLEGNMRNYLWTLDNKTVSESDKILIKKGQVVRITMYNNSMMRHPMHLHGHDFRLINSKGEYSPLKNVVDMAPMETNTIEFAANQDGDWFFHCHILYHMMTGMGKVFTYENSASNPQLPNKEAAYRKFLNTNRMISTTAMLDVASNKLHLENMSMLGARWMNVNELHSNYDFTHYEGSVKVGRFLGKYQWAMPYVGFRTQKTHDLAKTWFGQNVMPENENVAIAGIRYILPFLVTADANVDNNGKVRLELSRERIKISPRIRGSFAVNSDKEFDFGLKYIVQKWVSISTNYDSEFGFGGGLTFMY, encoded by the coding sequence ATGAAAAATAAAATACCCAACTTTTTAAAATTATGCACGCTTCTTTTTCTAGTCGTGTCGGTTCAGGGATTTTCTCAGAACCACACTATGCATATGGAGAAAAAAACGGATTCAAAAAACGAGTCTACCGGAAAAATTTCTTTTGGTGGAAAAACGGTTCGTTATGATCTGTACGTAAAAGACACGCTTGTTAATTTTAGCGGAAAACCCGCCCGGGCCATTGCCACGAATGGAAAATTGCAGGCACCAACTTTATATTTTAAAGAAGGAGATACTGCAGAAATTTATCTGCATAATCAATTGAAAGAAAACACAGGTCTTCACTGGCACGGCGTAATTCTACCCAATGAAATGGATGGCGTTCCTTATCTAACAACGAAAGAAGTTAAACCCGGTGAAACGCATTTGTACAAATTTCGTATTTCTCAAAATGGAACCTATTGGTACCATTCTCATGAGGGAACTCAAGAACAGATTGGGATGAATGGTATTTTGGTTTTCCAAAAAAGAGATGGTCAGCCTGACAAAAAATTCGATGCGGATATTCCGGTTCTTCTTGGAGAATGGACGGATGAGAATCCGAAACAGATCATGCGTCGTCTGCACATGGATCAGGGAGATTATTGGTCCGTGAAAAAAGGTACCGTTCAAAGTTATTCCGAGGCGGCGAAAGTTGGTCATTTCGGCACCAAACTTTTGAACGAATGGAAACGAATGGAAGCCATGGATGTGAGCGATGTTTACTACAATAATTTTCTCATCAATGGTAAAATTTCTTCTGATTATAAAAATTTGAAGGCCGGTGATAAAGTTCATCTGCGTGTGGTCAACGGTGGATCATCTTCGTACTTCTGGTTGAATTATGGTGGCGGAAAAATTACTGTTATAGGAAATGATGGTAATGAAGTAGAACCTGTGGAAGTGGACCGATTGATCGTGGGTGTTTCTGAAACCTATGATATTGTAGTTACGATCCCCGAAAATAAAAGTTTTGAATTCCGTTCCACGTCCGAAGACCGCCAGGGGCACGCTTCTTTGTGGTTAGGTAACGGTGACAAAGTGGAAGCGCCAAACCTGCCAAAATTGATGCTTTTTGAAGGAATGAAGATGATGAACGGCATGATGGAGATGAGCGGTGATATGAAACCGATGAACATGACGATGGGCAATCAGATGATGGATATGAATGAAGTCATGTATCCCAAAATTTCAAAAAGCCAAAGAATGCAGACGATGAAGCATATGAATGAAATGATGGGCATGAAGGAGAAATCTTCTGGTAAGAAAATGGACTCTGACAAAGAAATGGATCATAGTAAAATGGATACGAATTCGGCAAATGGTGAAATGGATCACAGTACGCATAATATGGGTGAGTCTGATACGAAAACGATCAAACGCCTGAGTTATAATATGCTGAAATCGCCCTTTAAAACTTCACTGCCTGATGATAATGTAAAGGAATTAAATTTTACACTCGAAGGAAATATGCGAAATTACCTTTGGACTTTAGATAATAAAACAGTCTCTGAAAGTGATAAGATTTTAATTAAAAAAGGTCAGGTTGTACGAATTACGATGTACAATAATTCGATGATGCGTCATCCGATGCATCTTCACGGTCATGATTTTCGCTTGATTAATTCTAAAGGTGAATATTCGCCACTGAAAAATGTAGTCGATATGGCACCGATGGAAACCAATACGATTGAGTTTGCAGCGAATCAGGATGGAGACTGGTTTTTTCACTGTCATATTCTTTATCACATGATGACCGGAATGGGCAAGGTCTTCACGTATGAAAATTCGGCATCCAATCCGCAGCTTCCGAATAAAGAAGCGGCTTACCGAAAGTTTCTAAACACCAACAGAATGATCAGCACAACGGCAATGCTGGATGTTGCTTCTAATAAATTACATCTTGAAAACATGAGTATGCTTGGTGCACGTTGGATGAACGTTAATGAATTACATTCCAACTATGATTTCACGCATTATGAAGGAAGTGTAAAGGTAGGACGCTTTCTTGGGAAATATCAGTGGGCAATGCCTTATGTAGGTTTTAGAACGCAGAAAACACATGACCTGGCAAAAACGTGGTTTGGACAAAATGTGATGCCTGAAAATGAAAACGTAGCCATCGCGGGTATTCGTTACATCTTACCATTTTTGGTGACAGCCGATGCTAACGTTGATAACAATGGAAAAGTCCGTTTGGAATTGAGCCGTGAAAGAATTAAAATCTCACCTAGAATTCGCGGAAGTTTTGCCGTGAATTCTGATAAAGAATTTGATTTTGGACTAAAATATATAGTGCAAAAATGGGTTTCAATATCCACAAACTATGATAGTGAGTTTGGGTTTGGAGGAGGTTTGACTTTTATGTATTAA
- a CDS encoding DUF305 domain-containing protein, with amino-acid sequence MNTHSEQNKSHSNPYPKFLLMMAVSFIVMYVVMYFNTYELDHVYFSMTRFYMTCLMIASMALLMFGFMLKMYKNKKHNIAIVVGSLLLFFGSLYLVRAQKPIDDLLWMRAMIPHHSIAILTSERADIKDPEVKKLANDIIKAQRKEIEEMKAMIKRLENEK; translated from the coding sequence ATGAATACTCATTCAGAACAAAATAAATCACATTCTAATCCGTATCCGAAATTTTTATTGATGATGGCAGTTTCGTTCATCGTTATGTATGTGGTCATGTATTTTAACACTTACGAATTGGATCATGTTTATTTCAGCATGACCAGATTTTATATGACTTGTCTAATGATTGCCTCGATGGCTTTACTAATGTTCGGTTTTATGCTGAAAATGTATAAAAACAAAAAACATAATATTGCAATTGTCGTCGGAAGTCTTCTGCTGTTTTTCGGCTCTCTTTATTTAGTCCGTGCGCAAAAACCAATTGACGACCTGCTATGGATGCGCGCTATGATCCCTCACCATTCAATTGCCATATTAACAAGTGAACGCGCCGATATCAAAGATCCTGAAGTGAAGAAATTAGCAAATGATATCATCAAGGCTCAAAGAAAAGAAATTGAAGAAATGAAAGCCATGATTAAAAGATTAGAAAATGAAAAATAA
- a CDS encoding DUF3347 domain-containing protein — MKKLIFTTVFSIFSILNISAQKSDTSISRLYQNYLNIKTALASDNSDEASKAASNFAKSASMVDYKVLSEGNLDILRKDASQIAENRSIDKQREFFNTLSLNMISLGQKFKLADDSVFVQYCPMADASWLSAEKEIRNPYYGSSMLKCGSVKNVLK; from the coding sequence ATGAAAAAATTAATTTTCACAACCGTATTTTCTATATTTTCAATTCTAAACATTTCGGCTCAAAAGAGTGATACTTCCATTTCAAGACTCTATCAAAATTATTTGAACATCAAAACGGCTTTAGCTTCAGATAATTCTGACGAAGCCTCAAAAGCAGCTAGCAACTTTGCAAAATCTGCCTCAATGGTTGACTACAAAGTTTTATCGGAAGGCAACTTAGATATCTTGCGAAAAGACGCATCTCAAATTGCAGAAAACAGAAGTATCGATAAGCAGAGAGAGTTCTTTAATACACTTTCTTTAAATATGATTTCATTAGGTCAAAAATTCAAACTTGCCGATGATTCTGTATTTGTACAGTATTGTCCCATGGCAGATGCTTCTTGGTTAAGTGCTGAAAAAGAGATCAGAAATCCTTACTACGGCAGTTCGATGTTGAAATGTGGAAGTGTGAAAAACGTTTTAAAATAA
- a CDS encoding HYC_CC_PP family protein translates to MKKYLAIMFTVFYFGFSSGMVYNVHYCLDQILVSSVSSSKTCDVCGTEDKKDCCKSEVKVLKTDVGPKANISFINDAPIGAVLPQEYFVNFITPILERNNFSIHINAPPETAELPLFISHCNFRI, encoded by the coding sequence TTGAAAAAATATCTTGCCATCATGTTTACCGTTTTCTATTTCGGATTTTCTTCCGGAATGGTTTATAACGTGCATTATTGTCTGGATCAAATTTTAGTTTCTTCGGTTTCGTCAAGTAAAACGTGTGACGTTTGTGGAACAGAAGATAAAAAAGATTGCTGTAAAAGTGAAGTCAAAGTTTTAAAAACTGATGTAGGTCCAAAAGCAAATATTTCATTTATTAATGATGCTCCAATAGGAGCAGTTCTTCCACAGGAATATTTTGTTAACTTTATAACACCGATTTTAGAGCGTAACAATTTTTCAATTCATATCAACGCGCCGCCTGAGACAGCGGAACTTCCTTTATTTATTTCTCACTGTAATTTTAGAATTTAG
- the azu gene encoding azurin, with the protein MNYSKIKSVLALLAISSTLLISCNKTEESSVVSDAPVETTVEKTTVVDPAKQDTINITLNGNDKMQYDLSEIDVYEGQTVVLTLNHTGTMPMASMGHNFVLLKKGTDLDKFEAEAAKAQKDGYIPADTSEIIAHTKLIGGGESDTITFQAPEKGTYDFLCSFPGHYSMMKGKFNVK; encoded by the coding sequence ATGAATTATTCAAAAATCAAATCCGTTCTAGCGTTATTAGCAATTAGCAGTACGCTTTTAATTTCTTGTAACAAAACAGAAGAAAGTTCTGTTGTTTCTGATGCACCAGTAGAAACTACCGTTGAAAAAACTACTGTTGTTGATCCTGCCAAGCAGGATACGATTAATATCACTTTAAATGGGAATGATAAGATGCAGTATGATCTTTCAGAAATTGATGTTTATGAAGGACAAACTGTTGTTCTTACTTTGAACCATACCGGTACCATGCCGATGGCTTCAATGGGACACAACTTTGTGCTATTGAAAAAAGGTACTGATCTCGATAAATTCGAAGCAGAAGCAGCGAAAGCTCAGAAAGATGGCTACATTCCAGCTGACACAAGTGAAATTATCGCACATACCAAACTGATTGGTGGTGGCGAATCTGACACGATAACTTTCCAGGCACCCGAAAAAGGAACGTATGATTTCCTTTGTTCATTCCCAGGACATTATTCTATGATGAAAGGTAAATTTAACGTAAAATAA